In Amycolatopsis jiangsuensis, the following proteins share a genomic window:
- a CDS encoding ATP-binding protein: MNAVPEALPRTAGELRAAGYTPRPIAREIHENLLAALRDGRDAWPGIVGFSRTVLPQLERALLAGHDVVLLGERGQGKTRLLRTLAGLLDEWTPVIEGSELGEHPLDPITPASIRRAAELGDELPVAWRHRSERYTEKLATPDTSVGDLIGDVDPVKVAEGRSLGDPETIHFGLVPRAHRGIVAINELPDLAERIQVALLNVMEERDIQVRGYTLRLPLDVLLVATANPEDYTNRGRIITPLKDRFGAEIRTHYPLDVAAEMAVVRQEAELVAEVGEPLLEVLARFVRNLRESTVIDQRSGVSARFAVAAAETVAAAALRRSALTGEEPAVARPVDLDAVPAVLRGKIEFEPGEEGREVEHLVHLLRRAVAETARERFAGLDLRPLSEAVADGHLVATGERVPGRDVLAALPELPVLHEVAQRAGVSSDEPAGRIAAAIELALESLFLARRLAKDSDDTTTVYGE, encoded by the coding sequence CGCCCGTGAGATCCACGAAAACCTGCTCGCCGCCCTGCGAGACGGTCGCGACGCCTGGCCCGGCATCGTCGGGTTCTCCCGCACCGTGCTGCCGCAGCTCGAACGCGCGCTGCTGGCCGGGCACGACGTCGTCCTGCTCGGCGAGCGCGGCCAGGGCAAGACCCGCCTGTTGCGCACCCTGGCCGGGCTGCTGGACGAGTGGACGCCGGTGATCGAGGGTTCCGAGCTGGGGGAGCACCCGCTCGACCCGATCACGCCGGCCTCGATCCGCCGCGCCGCCGAGCTGGGCGACGAGCTGCCGGTCGCGTGGCGGCACCGCAGCGAGCGCTACACCGAAAAGCTGGCCACCCCGGACACCAGCGTCGGTGACCTGATCGGTGACGTCGACCCGGTGAAGGTGGCCGAAGGCCGCAGCCTGGGCGATCCGGAGACCATCCACTTCGGGCTCGTGCCCCGGGCGCACCGCGGCATCGTCGCGATCAACGAGCTGCCCGACCTGGCCGAGCGGATCCAGGTCGCGCTGCTGAACGTGATGGAGGAGCGCGACATCCAGGTTCGCGGCTACACGCTGCGGCTGCCGCTGGACGTGCTGCTGGTGGCCACCGCGAACCCCGAGGACTACACCAACCGTGGCCGGATCATCACGCCGCTGAAGGACCGCTTCGGCGCGGAGATCCGCACGCACTACCCGCTCGATGTGGCGGCCGAGATGGCCGTCGTGCGGCAGGAGGCGGAGCTCGTCGCGGAGGTCGGAGAGCCGCTGCTGGAGGTGTTGGCCCGGTTCGTCCGCAATCTGCGTGAGTCGACGGTGATCGACCAGCGTTCCGGCGTGTCCGCGCGGTTCGCCGTGGCGGCGGCGGAAACCGTGGCCGCGGCGGCGTTGCGGCGTTCCGCGCTGACCGGTGAGGAGCCGGCCGTCGCCCGGCCGGTGGACCTCGATGCGGTGCCCGCGGTGCTGCGCGGCAAGATCGAGTTCGAGCCGGGGGAGGAGGGCCGCGAGGTCGAGCACCTGGTGCACCTGCTGCGCCGGGCGGTCGCGGAAACCGCTCGGGAGCGGTTCGCGGGCCTCGATCTGCGCCCGCTGTCGGAAGCGGTGGCCGACGGGCACCTGGTGGCCACCGGCGAGCGCGTGCCGGGCCGGGACGTGCTGGCCGCGTTGCCCGAGCTGCCGGTGCTGCACGAGGTCGCCCAGCGTGCCGGGGTGTCCTCCGACGAGCCCGCGGGCCGGATCGCCGCGGCGATCGAGCTGGCGCTGGAGTCGCTGTTCCTCGCCCGCCGGCTGGCGAAGGACTCCGACGACACGACCACGGTGTACGGCGAATAA